The following are from one region of the Actinoplanes sp. L3-i22 genome:
- a CDS encoding Rv3235 family protein, which produces MEPPVVAGASGDAKLAVKRFVRMCVEVLNGHRPATHLRQLSLPAEAADVVAQGLAGARRVADMRRPRRPGDRRLQRPSPVAVLRVHLCEPRAGAVEVAVALVTGERTWAMALRLELHQEAWSATTLRLI; this is translated from the coding sequence GTGGAGCCGCCGGTGGTGGCGGGTGCTTCCGGGGACGCGAAGCTGGCGGTCAAACGGTTCGTGCGGATGTGCGTGGAGGTCCTCAACGGGCACCGCCCGGCGACGCACCTGCGGCAACTGTCGCTTCCCGCCGAGGCCGCCGATGTGGTGGCGCAGGGGCTCGCCGGGGCTCGGCGGGTCGCCGACATGCGCCGTCCGCGCCGGCCCGGTGACCGGCGTCTGCAGCGGCCGTCCCCGGTCGCGGTGCTCCGGGTCCATCTCTGCGAGCCTCGGGCGGGCGCTGTGGAGGTCGCCGTGGCACTGGTCACCGGAGAACGCACCTGGGCCATGGCACTACGCCTCGAACTCCACCAGGAGGCCTGGTCCGCCACCACCCTCCGCCTCATCTAG
- a CDS encoding helix-turn-helix domain-containing protein encodes MESRFLLLSDVAAELNVSDSQVYHMVRSGELPAIKIGGRGQWRVERARLEEYIQGKYAETAAWVRENPMSERDPE; translated from the coding sequence GTGGAGTCCCGGTTCCTGTTGCTGTCCGACGTGGCGGCCGAGCTGAACGTCTCGGACTCGCAGGTCTATCACATGGTGCGCAGCGGTGAACTGCCCGCGATCAAGATCGGGGGGCGGGGGCAGTGGCGGGTGGAGCGGGCCCGGCTGGAGGAGTACATCCAGGGGAAGTATGCGGAGACCGCGGCCTGGGTCCGGGAGAACCCGATGAGCGAGCGGGATCCGGAGTGA
- a CDS encoding PadR family transcriptional regulator, with product MPDFQINPTAAALLGLLHEGPMTGGQLMAAAERRLGPYWSMTRSQVYRELPVLAEMGYVRLGKPGPRSSQPYAITASGKRAFGRWLTESPGRDALRNPVALRVAFGQQHSTEQLQTLYTTANQYHSEALAMAKEQAKEAKKNDDSYGAAALEFAVAYHKAALSWLKTVPSD from the coding sequence ATGCCCGACTTCCAAATCAATCCCACGGCTGCCGCCTTGCTCGGCCTGCTTCACGAGGGGCCGATGACCGGCGGACAGCTCATGGCGGCTGCCGAACGCCGCCTCGGGCCCTACTGGTCGATGACGCGGAGCCAGGTGTACCGCGAGTTGCCCGTACTGGCCGAGATGGGGTATGTACGCCTCGGCAAGCCGGGTCCACGTTCCAGTCAGCCCTACGCGATCACCGCCTCCGGGAAGCGTGCCTTCGGGCGTTGGCTGACCGAGTCGCCCGGCCGGGACGCGCTGCGCAATCCGGTCGCGCTGCGAGTCGCCTTCGGTCAGCAGCACAGCACCGAGCAGCTGCAGACCCTCTACACCACTGCCAACCAGTACCACTCCGAGGCTCTGGCGATGGCCAAGGAACAGGCCAAGGAGGCGAAGAAGAACGACGACTCGTACGGCGCGGCCGCGCTGGAGTTCGCCGTCGCCTATCACAAGGCGGCGCTCAGCTGGTTGAAGACCGTTCCGTCCGATTGA